One genomic window of Luteitalea pratensis includes the following:
- a CDS encoding NAD(P)/FAD-dependent oxidoreductase, whose translation MTLLRSRRIDTDVAIVGSGFAGSLLALVLRQRGMRVALLERGRHPRFAIGESSTPLAGLLIEELADRYDLPRLRPFSKWGTWQAAHPDVACGRKRGFSFFQHDTGLPFADDHTHARQLLVAASPNDTIADTHWYRPDFDHWLVREAEAAGVCYLDETSLDVPVFDQGHPVIEGTRRGASVRIDAAFLVDASGPRGFLWSRLGLGDTPMGWLPPTQALYAHFEDVERWDALVPSDSTPPYPVDDAALHHVLPGAWVWVLRFSNGVTSAGVAAIDAVARQYGLNEGADAWTRLLADYPSLQAQFTAARPIRPFVHAPRIAHRTALVAGRDWALLPSAAGVIDPLLSTGFPLTLLGIGRLARVLEDTSPGSAREAALARYAQDTADELEATERLVAALYTNMSDFPLFKRLTALYFAAASYAETVRRLGQPDRARGFLLHADPVFGPALRAISGRALALTVGGARHDARQRLLDDIAAAIAPFDVAGLGDTTRRDWYPVLESDLHAAHERLGVSHAAIDALLARCGFGNATAHPPRVFAGQERA comes from the coding sequence GTGACACTTCTCCGCTCACGGCGTATCGACACCGACGTCGCCATCGTCGGCTCCGGGTTCGCCGGCTCGCTGCTGGCCCTGGTGCTACGTCAGCGCGGGATGCGGGTGGCACTCCTCGAGCGCGGTCGTCATCCGAGGTTTGCCATCGGCGAGTCCTCGACCCCGCTCGCGGGACTGCTCATCGAGGAACTCGCGGACCGATACGACCTGCCGCGTCTGCGTCCGTTCTCGAAGTGGGGCACCTGGCAGGCGGCGCATCCGGACGTCGCCTGTGGCCGCAAGCGAGGCTTCAGCTTCTTCCAGCACGACACTGGATTGCCATTCGCCGACGACCACACGCACGCGCGGCAACTGCTGGTCGCCGCGAGCCCGAACGACACCATCGCGGACACGCACTGGTATCGCCCCGACTTCGATCACTGGCTGGTCCGAGAAGCCGAGGCCGCTGGTGTCTGCTACCTCGATGAGACGTCTCTCGATGTACCGGTCTTCGATCAAGGCCACCCCGTGATCGAGGGCACACGTCGAGGCGCGAGTGTGCGCATCGACGCGGCATTCCTCGTGGACGCGAGTGGCCCACGAGGTTTCCTCTGGAGCCGGCTTGGCCTCGGCGATACACCGATGGGGTGGCTCCCGCCGACGCAAGCGCTGTACGCGCACTTCGAGGACGTCGAGCGTTGGGACGCTCTTGTTCCATCCGATTCGACGCCGCCGTACCCGGTGGACGATGCCGCGCTCCATCATGTGCTGCCGGGTGCATGGGTGTGGGTGCTGCGGTTCAGCAACGGCGTGACGAGCGCAGGCGTGGCGGCGATCGATGCTGTCGCGCGTCAGTACGGACTCAATGAAGGCGCCGATGCATGGACACGCCTCTTGGCCGACTACCCTTCCCTGCAGGCGCAATTCACAGCGGCGCGGCCGATACGACCGTTCGTCCACGCACCACGGATCGCCCACCGGACAGCCCTTGTCGCCGGTCGTGACTGGGCGCTGCTGCCGTCTGCGGCCGGCGTCATCGATCCCTTGCTATCCACCGGGTTTCCCCTGACCCTGCTTGGCATCGGTCGCCTGGCTCGCGTGCTGGAGGACACATCGCCTGGAAGCGCTCGCGAGGCGGCTCTCGCGCGATATGCGCAGGACACGGCGGACGAACTCGAGGCCACCGAACGTCTCGTGGCTGCCCTTTACACAAACATGTCGGATTTCCCGCTGTTCAAGCGCCTGACTGCACTATACTTCGCCGCCGCGAGCTACGCCGAGACGGTGCGTCGCCTCGGGCAGCCAGATCGGGCGCGTGGTTTCCTGCTGCACGCGGATCCCGTGTTCGGACCGGCACTGCGCGCGATCTCCGGGCGTGCTCTCGCACTCACAGTCGGCGGAGCGCGTCACGATGCGCGGCAGCGCTTGCTCGACGACATTGCTGCCGCCATCGCCCCGTTCGACGTCGCAGGGCTTGGCGATACGACACGGCGCGACTGGTATCCCGTGCTCGAGTCGGACCTGCACGCCGCCCACGAACGCCTCGGCGTTTCGCACGCAGCCATCGATGCCCTTCTCGCCCGCTGCGGGTTCGGCAACGCGACTGCCCACCCGCCGCGCGTATTCGCCGGGCAGGAGCGCGCATGA
- a CDS encoding radical SAM protein encodes MTSLAVTHTGTAYPSGRRARDRFVLARRTSRQALDPLAHQGVVIEPERAADGTRVDSVTVFLTGRECPWRCVMCDLWTHTTAAITPRGAIPLQIASAIAAIRQAPAMPPVIKLYNAGSFFDNHAVPPQDDGAIAEALRPFTRVVVESHPSLVGDRTWRLRDLLTRDGRTTRLEVAMGLETAHPNALERLNKGITVESFAKAARALAEREVDLRVFLLIHPPFVPPEEQDIWLTRSIGVAFDCGATVVSLIPTRGGNGALEALAAQADFVAPSLIDIEQSAAIGLSALSLGTNARGRLFIDTWDIERFATCRRCALPRQARLTQLNLDQRLPPPLACDACGEVTPS; translated from the coding sequence ATGACCTCCCTGGCCGTCACCCACACGGGCACGGCCTATCCATCTGGCCGGCGGGCGCGCGATCGGTTCGTGCTCGCGCGGCGCACTTCACGGCAAGCGCTCGATCCCCTCGCGCACCAGGGCGTCGTGATCGAGCCCGAACGCGCGGCCGATGGAACGCGCGTCGATTCGGTCACTGTCTTTCTGACCGGACGCGAATGCCCCTGGCGCTGCGTGATGTGCGACCTGTGGACGCACACCACTGCGGCAATCACGCCGCGCGGCGCGATCCCCCTGCAGATCGCCAGCGCCATCGCGGCGATCCGCCAGGCGCCCGCGATGCCCCCGGTGATCAAGCTGTACAACGCCGGCAGCTTCTTCGATAACCACGCCGTCCCGCCTCAGGACGATGGCGCGATTGCGGAAGCGCTGCGTCCGTTCACCCGCGTGGTGGTGGAATCGCATCCGTCACTTGTCGGCGATCGCACGTGGCGCCTGCGCGATCTCCTGACCCGCGACGGCCGCACGACACGCCTCGAGGTCGCGATGGGCCTCGAGACGGCGCACCCGAACGCGCTCGAACGACTCAACAAGGGCATCACGGTGGAATCCTTTGCAAAGGCCGCTCGCGCGCTCGCCGAGCGCGAGGTCGACCTGCGCGTGTTCCTGCTGATCCATCCGCCGTTCGTGCCGCCCGAGGAGCAGGACATCTGGCTCACCCGGTCGATCGGCGTCGCGTTCGACTGTGGCGCCACCGTTGTCTCGCTGATCCCCACGCGGGGGGGTAATGGCGCGCTCGAGGCGCTCGCAGCGCAGGCAGACTTTGTGGCGCCAAGCCTGATCGATATCGAGCAATCTGCAGCAATCGGCCTCTCGGCCCTCAGTCTCGGCACCAACGCGCGGGGCCGCCTGTTCATCGACACGTGGGACATCGAGCGCTTCGCGACCTGCCGGCGCTGCGCGCTGCCGAGGCAGGCGCGTCTCACTCAGCTGAATCTGGACCAACGCCTGCCGCCGCCGCTCGCGTGCGACGCCTGCGGCGAGGTGACGCCGTCGTGA
- a CDS encoding asparagine synthase-related protein, with the protein MHRYVERVVDLLDPSLNVLHDMTEDEARARVLSADPDAVRGIEGSFALVARDGITVCMARSLDRPMRYFLAKRAEGPALFIADRMDTLRSALAAEGLAHQFHPSYTRMVPAHHVVELRLVGCPDPDPTYTRFFTPERSALPPNLDVIGQRYIGALAFAVARWLQHVDRVSSGTAPIGVCFSGGIDSGSVFLVVYDTMRRLGMSPARLKAFVLDAGGPDVAQAHEFLDRLGLGLFFEAIDAGPEALDLQETLRVLEDYKPLDVECAALGLRLFRGIRERYPEWRFMLDGDGGDENLKDYPIEENPELTIRSVVDNLMLYQEGWGVGRIKHSLTYSGGLSRSYVRTYAPARRYGFDGFSPYTRPSVVEVAEGIPFASLTAYDVPTLYGLKGDIVSRGVKAMTGFDMPVFPKRRFQHGAIPVETLRTSLIADEAACRRAVHALFA; encoded by the coding sequence ATGCACCGTTACGTCGAGCGGGTCGTCGATCTTCTGGACCCATCCCTGAACGTGCTCCATGACATGACCGAGGACGAGGCGCGGGCGCGGGTGCTGTCTGCCGACCCGGATGCGGTGCGAGGCATCGAGGGGTCGTTCGCGCTCGTGGCGCGGGATGGCATCACCGTTTGCATGGCCCGCTCACTCGATCGGCCGATGCGGTACTTCCTCGCCAAGCGAGCCGAGGGCCCAGCGCTCTTCATCGCCGACCGCATGGACACGCTGCGATCGGCGCTCGCGGCCGAGGGCCTGGCCCACCAGTTTCATCCGAGCTACACGCGGATGGTGCCAGCGCATCACGTGGTGGAACTGCGTCTGGTCGGCTGCCCGGATCCCGATCCGACCTACACCCGTTTCTTCACACCCGAACGCTCGGCGCTTCCGCCGAACCTGGACGTGATCGGCCAGCGCTACATCGGCGCGCTCGCGTTCGCAGTGGCGCGCTGGCTTCAACATGTGGATCGCGTGTCGAGCGGCACTGCGCCGATCGGCGTCTGCTTCTCGGGGGGCATCGACAGCGGATCGGTGTTCCTCGTGGTGTACGACACGATGCGGCGCCTCGGCATGTCGCCAGCGCGACTCAAGGCGTTCGTGCTCGATGCGGGTGGTCCCGATGTCGCGCAGGCCCACGAGTTCCTCGACCGACTGGGCCTCGGCCTCTTCTTCGAGGCGATCGACGCGGGCCCCGAGGCGCTCGATCTGCAGGAAACCCTGCGCGTGCTCGAGGACTACAAGCCGCTCGACGTCGAATGCGCGGCACTCGGCCTGCGCCTCTTCCGCGGCATCCGCGAGCGATATCCGGAGTGGCGCTTCATGCTCGATGGCGACGGCGGCGACGAGAACCTCAAGGACTACCCCATCGAGGAGAATCCCGAGCTTACGATCCGCAGCGTCGTCGACAACCTCATGCTGTATCAGGAGGGATGGGGGGTCGGCCGCATCAAGCACTCGTTGACCTACAGCGGCGGCCTGAGTCGGAGCTACGTACGGACCTACGCGCCGGCCCGTCGCTACGGCTTCGATGGCTTCAGTCCGTATACGCGGCCGTCGGTGGTCGAGGTCGCCGAGGGCATTCCGTTTGCGTCGCTGACCGCCTACGACGTGCCGACGCTGTACGGCCTCAAGGGCGACATCGTCTCGCGTGGCGTCAAGGCGATGACCGGCTTCGACATGCCGGTGTTCCCCAAGCGGCGATTCCAGCACGGGGCCATTCCTGTCGAGACACTGCGGACCTCGCTCATCGCCGACGAGGCCGCATGCCGGCGCGCGGTACACGCCTTGTTCGCATGA
- a CDS encoding ABC transporter permease → MRAPNRPIPLLGLAGPVLIVAAWAAVSALQLFPSSLFPDPGAVGRGLVTEFMSGRLVQDVLASLFRVGAGFLLATAIGIPAGLLLGHSAMARAALLPLVNFFRNLSPLAWIPFAILWLGIGDPPAIFLIFMAAVFPVVLSTAAAVANIPSVYFRVAGDLGIKGPRLLSEVTLPAIAPQVITTLRVTAGLSWLVVVAAEMIAGRDGLGFAVWDARNGLRIDLLAAVMVVIGLIGVGLDRLLVQMTRIPSVRWGYER, encoded by the coding sequence GTGCGCGCTCCCAACCGTCCGATCCCGTTGCTTGGTTTGGCAGGTCCCGTCCTCATTGTCGCGGCGTGGGCAGCCGTCTCGGCGTTGCAGCTGTTTCCCTCGTCGCTGTTCCCGGATCCGGGTGCCGTGGGCCGAGGCCTGGTCACCGAGTTCATGAGCGGGCGCCTGGTGCAGGACGTCCTGGCGTCGCTCTTCCGCGTCGGGGCCGGTTTCCTCCTCGCCACCGCCATCGGGATCCCGGCAGGCCTGCTCCTGGGCCACTCGGCGATGGCACGTGCCGCGTTGCTGCCGCTGGTCAATTTCTTCCGGAATCTGTCGCCGCTCGCGTGGATCCCGTTTGCGATCCTCTGGCTCGGCATCGGCGATCCACCGGCGATCTTCCTGATCTTCATGGCCGCGGTGTTTCCCGTCGTGCTCTCGACGGCTGCCGCCGTGGCCAATATTCCGAGCGTCTATTTCCGGGTGGCGGGCGATCTCGGAATCAAGGGGCCGCGGCTGTTGAGCGAGGTCACGCTGCCGGCCATCGCTCCGCAGGTGATCACGACCCTGCGGGTGACTGCGGGCCTGTCCTGGCTCGTGGTGGTCGCGGCGGAGATGATCGCCGGCCGTGACGGCCTCGGGTTTGCCGTGTGGGACGCGCGCAACGGCCTGCGCATCGACCTGCTGGCCGCGGTGATGGTGGTGATCGGACTCATTGGTGTCGGCCTCGATCGGCTGCTCGTGCAGATGACCCGTATCCCGAGCGTCCGCTGGGGATACGAGCGATGA
- a CDS encoding ABC transporter ATP-binding protein has protein sequence MTSVPVLHLDNVAHAFGDMQVLQPMDLLVESGEFVAIVGPSGCGKTTILNLCSGWLTPSRGAVRQGGRSRTVFQHDGLFPWLTVGENVRLGLRHLPEAERSTRVAHWLGLIDLVSFERHYPHQLSGGMRQRVELVRALAGETDLLLMDEPFSSLDYLTRLRLRGELARLLREQPRTIVLVTHDIEEAAQLADRVLVLSERPARVCDEVRIDAHRPRDLTHPAVVNAVHRILTGLGLEQDRPATSASTPLTS, from the coding sequence ATGACGTCCGTTCCGGTGCTTCACCTCGACAACGTGGCCCATGCGTTCGGCGACATGCAGGTCCTGCAACCGATGGACCTTTTGGTCGAGTCCGGCGAATTCGTCGCGATCGTCGGTCCGTCCGGCTGTGGCAAGACGACGATTCTCAACCTGTGCTCCGGATGGCTGACACCCTCGCGCGGGGCGGTGCGACAGGGCGGACGATCGCGCACGGTGTTCCAGCACGACGGGCTGTTCCCGTGGCTCACCGTCGGCGAGAACGTGAGGCTCGGCTTGCGGCATCTCCCAGAAGCCGAGCGATCGACGCGGGTGGCGCACTGGCTGGGGCTGATCGACCTGGTGTCCTTCGAGCGTCACTATCCCCATCAGCTGTCGGGCGGCATGCGTCAGCGTGTCGAACTCGTGCGCGCCCTGGCCGGTGAGACGGATCTGCTGCTGATGGACGAGCCCTTCTCCTCGCTCGACTACCTGACACGGCTGCGCCTGCGCGGCGAACTGGCCCGGCTGCTGCGGGAGCAACCGCGCACGATCGTGCTCGTGACCCACGACATCGAGGAAGCGGCGCAGTTGGCCGACAGGGTGCTCGTGCTGAGCGAGCGGCCGGCGCGCGTATGCGACGAGGTCCGCATTGACGCCCATCGTCCCCGCGACCTCACGCATCCCGCCGTCGTCAACGCGGTTCATCGGATCCTTACCGGGTTGGGGCTGGAGCAGGACCGGCCCGCCACCAGCGCCAGCACCCCGCTGACTTCATGA
- a CDS encoding ABC transporter substrate-binding protein — protein sequence MLRSPFVRWTLGALVVVIALGVLRMRPWTTPAVPEASTTTAPETLAVGFLPVTCHLTCPVTDYATRTSTSTRFESQRFTDFPTVVETLKSGRLDATFMIAPLAMKLREQGVRVKIAYLGHRDGSTVMVRKDLPATSLKDLKGRTFAIPSKYSNQNLVIRKLMQDEGIDPATIRFVEMPPPDMPGALASKAIDAYFVGEPHAARAELDGSGRVLYHAKDIWPRFISCVLVVTEKLIAERPAVVRDLVRGIAESGEWAEQHRVEAAAVVAPYFRQDEKLVRYVLTQPPDRVSYRMLTPLDEEMQQIADMGLAAGILARRLDVKDLVDRQFIPADIQPAKIDAPAPAP from the coding sequence ATGTTGCGATCACCATTCGTCCGCTGGACCCTGGGTGCCCTCGTCGTCGTCATCGCGCTTGGCGTGTTACGCATGCGGCCGTGGACCACGCCGGCCGTGCCGGAGGCATCGACGACGACAGCGCCCGAGACGCTTGCCGTAGGCTTTCTGCCCGTGACGTGTCACCTCACGTGTCCGGTCACCGACTACGCGACGCGCACGAGTACCTCCACGCGCTTCGAATCGCAGCGCTTCACCGACTTCCCGACGGTGGTCGAGACCCTGAAGAGCGGCCGGCTGGACGCGACCTTCATGATCGCGCCGCTGGCCATGAAGCTGCGCGAGCAGGGCGTGCGCGTCAAGATCGCGTACCTCGGGCATCGTGATGGCTCGACGGTGATGGTGCGCAAGGACCTGCCCGCCACATCATTGAAGGACCTCAAGGGACGGACGTTCGCCATCCCGAGCAAGTACAGCAACCAGAATCTCGTCATCCGGAAGTTGATGCAGGACGAAGGGATTGACCCGGCCACGATTCGCTTCGTCGAGATGCCGCCGCCAGACATGCCCGGCGCGCTCGCGAGCAAGGCCATCGACGCCTACTTCGTGGGCGAGCCGCATGCCGCGCGAGCCGAGCTCGATGGGTCGGGTCGCGTGCTGTATCACGCCAAGGACATCTGGCCGCGCTTCATCTCCTGCGTGCTCGTGGTCACCGAGAAGCTGATCGCCGAACGGCCGGCGGTCGTGCGTGATCTGGTGCGCGGCATCGCCGAGAGCGGCGAGTGGGCCGAACAGCATCGCGTCGAGGCCGCGGCCGTCGTAGCGCCGTACTTCCGCCAGGACGAGAAACTGGTGCGGTACGTACTGACGCAACCGCCCGATCGCGTGAGCTACCGGATGCTCACGCCGCTCGACGAGGAGATGCAGCAGATCGCCGACATGGGTCTGGCCGCCGGCATTCTCGCGCGTCGGCTCGACGTGAAGGATCTGGTCGACCGCCAGTTCATCCCGGCCGACATCCAGCCGGCGAAGATCGACGCACCAGCGCCAGCACCCTGA
- a CDS encoding DinB family protein — protein sequence MSKQNTSTATNHLSESRVLREGYGPGAWHGADMKAALGDVTAATAYWRPAAGRHNIAEIAVHHAYIVRGVRARVSGHEPKPFVLEGDDWFSLDSDRAMSWKRVQTIVAQEHDRLADLIEAIDTGAATSALPDAERAELVLGITSHAVYHAGQIQLIKRLQEA from the coding sequence ATGAGCAAGCAGAACACCAGCACCGCCACCAACCATCTGTCCGAAAGCCGCGTCCTGAGGGAGGGCTACGGTCCAGGCGCGTGGCACGGCGCGGACATGAAGGCCGCGCTGGGCGATGTCACGGCGGCGACGGCCTACTGGCGCCCCGCCGCAGGCCGACACAACATCGCCGAAATCGCCGTGCACCACGCCTACATCGTGCGGGGCGTGCGGGCACGGGTGAGCGGACACGAACCCAAGCCGTTCGTGCTGGAGGGCGACGACTGGTTCAGCCTCGACAGCGACCGCGCAATGTCCTGGAAGCGCGTGCAGACCATCGTCGCGCAGGAGCACGACCGCCTGGCCGACCTGATCGAGGCGATTGACACGGGAGCGGCGACCTCGGCGTTGCCGGACGCCGAGCGCGCGGAACTCGTGCTCGGCATCACGAGCCATGCCGTGTATCACGCCGGGCAGATTCAGCTGATCAAGCGACTGCAGGAAGCGTAG
- a CDS encoding helix-turn-helix domain-containing protein: MAKVALDMQAALERRRRTGEAGTTTSRILARGAGWSVADVICTAGPRDRPFEERHAQHSIAVVLSGSFQYRTTTGGGVMTPGAIMLGNPGQCFECGHAHGEGDHCVAFWFSPDYFERIVADAGVRGRLNFRTPRLPPVRAMAPLVAAAGVGTEVERSEAAWEELGILLLGEAVQSSGDVTRGPRTPPHAEARVSAAVRAIEAMPDAPHTLASLAAASGVSPFHFLRTFRQVAGVTPHQYVLRARLRAAAWQLATPTPVRILDVALDSGFGEASNFDRAFRTEFGVSPRAYRQRFVEP; this comes from the coding sequence TTGGCAAAAGTTGCGCTCGACATGCAGGCTGCGCTCGAGCGGCGCCGGAGGACCGGCGAGGCCGGCACGACGACGTCGCGGATCCTGGCGCGCGGCGCCGGCTGGAGCGTCGCCGACGTGATCTGCACGGCCGGACCGCGCGACCGTCCGTTCGAGGAACGGCATGCGCAGCATTCGATTGCCGTCGTGCTCAGCGGCAGCTTCCAGTACCGCACGACGACCGGCGGTGGCGTAATGACACCCGGCGCCATCATGCTTGGCAACCCGGGCCAGTGTTTCGAGTGCGGGCATGCGCACGGCGAGGGCGATCACTGTGTCGCGTTCTGGTTCTCGCCGGACTACTTCGAGCGCATCGTGGCTGATGCAGGTGTCCGGGGCCGGTTGAACTTTCGCACACCGCGCCTGCCGCCCGTACGCGCCATGGCACCCCTGGTGGCCGCAGCAGGTGTCGGGACGGAAGTGGAGCGGAGTGAGGCGGCCTGGGAGGAACTCGGGATCCTGCTCCTGGGGGAGGCGGTGCAGTCGAGCGGCGACGTGACGCGTGGTCCCAGGACACCGCCCCATGCGGAAGCGCGAGTCAGCGCCGCGGTTCGTGCCATCGAGGCTATGCCCGACGCGCCACACACGCTCGCGTCGCTCGCCGCGGCTTCTGGCGTCAGCCCGTTCCATTTTCTCCGCACGTTCAGGCAGGTGGCCGGTGTTACGCCGCACCAGTACGTGCTGCGTGCGCGGCTGCGTGCCGCGGCCTGGCAGCTCGCGACCCCGACGCCGGTCCGCATCCTCGACGTCGCGCTCGACAGCGGCTTCGGCGAGGCGTCCAACTTCGACCGCGCGTTCAGGACGGAGTTCGGTGTGTCACCGCGTGCCTACCGCCAGCGCTTCGTGGAACCCTGA
- a CDS encoding cobalamin-independent methionine synthase II family protein, with product MSLPLFPVTTVGSWPRPPGVAEAMRAYRRRRIDRAEFDRIADEAVVDLLRLQETLGCDIVTDGELRRDNFYSFVAEKLSGVRLMTLAEMLDFVEDKAGFEQLLQTLDVPAYSISSPICTARIDRREPLTVDDLTFARRHTGLPIKVTLPGPYLLTRAMFVPELTRAYYPDKEALAEDVVALLRSELGELQSAGVEFVQLDEPVLTEVAFAPGRTRTFMCAALAARSDPGEELEFAVSLINRVVAGVDDLRIGLHVCRGNWSRDESTLLSGGYQALRTYLDRLQITQLVLEYATERAGTLIGFEGKEIGLGVVNPRTDQVETPAQIRAAVEEALRLYPAERVFLNPDCGFGTFSNRPMNTVEIASAKVAAMAAAARDLRGRS from the coding sequence GTGAGCCTGCCGCTCTTTCCCGTCACGACCGTCGGCAGCTGGCCGCGGCCGCCAGGGGTCGCCGAAGCGATGCGCGCCTATCGCCGCCGTCGGATCGACCGCGCGGAATTCGATCGCATCGCCGACGAGGCGGTGGTGGATCTGCTGCGGCTGCAAGAGACCCTCGGCTGCGACATCGTGACGGACGGCGAGCTGCGGCGCGACAACTTCTACTCGTTCGTCGCCGAGAAGCTGTCCGGCGTACGGCTCATGACCCTCGCCGAGATGCTCGATTTCGTCGAGGACAAGGCTGGCTTCGAGCAACTCCTCCAGACGCTCGACGTCCCCGCCTATTCGATCAGCAGCCCGATCTGCACGGCCCGCATCGACCGGCGGGAGCCGCTGACGGTCGACGACCTGACGTTCGCGCGCCGCCACACGGGCCTCCCGATCAAGGTCACGCTGCCCGGACCCTATCTCCTCACCCGAGCGATGTTCGTGCCGGAACTCACGCGCGCGTACTACCCGGACAAGGAAGCGCTCGCGGAGGACGTCGTTGCGCTCCTCCGCAGCGAGCTCGGGGAACTGCAATCGGCCGGCGTGGAGTTCGTGCAGTTGGACGAACCGGTGCTCACAGAGGTCGCCTTCGCGCCCGGACGGACGCGGACGTTCATGTGCGCGGCGCTCGCCGCGCGCAGCGATCCGGGCGAGGAGCTCGAGTTCGCCGTCTCGCTGATCAATCGAGTGGTGGCGGGCGTCGACGATCTGCGGATTGGTCTCCACGTGTGCCGCGGTAACTGGAGCCGCGACGAGTCGACGCTTCTGAGCGGCGGCTACCAGGCGCTAAGGACCTATCTCGACCGGCTGCAAATCACGCAGCTCGTCCTGGAATACGCCACCGAGCGGGCCGGCACACTCATCGGGTTCGAGGGCAAGGAGATCGGGCTGGGCGTCGTCAATCCTCGCACCGACCAGGTCGAGACGCCGGCGCAGATTCGTGCGGCCGTCGAAGAGGCGCTCCGTCTCTATCCCGCCGAACGCGTGTTCCTGAATCCTGACTGCGGGTTCGGCACCTTCTCGAATCGTCCGATGAACACGGTCGAGATCGCGTCCGCCAAGGTTGCGGCCATGGCTGCCGCGGCCCGGGATCTGCGCGGCCGTTCGTGA
- a CDS encoding phosphate/phosphite/phosphonate ABC transporter substrate-binding protein: MSRPLKVGAVMYDPKVSVIWEIIRDFFDAQGAPIDVAFYSTYEDQNDGLLSGAIDNAWNSPLAWVDAQRRSGNGCRAIAMRDTDRDRIAYVVARRSGPVQTLADLKGRTIATGAIDSPQATLIPLGRLRREGLSPGVDVTVRRFDVLVGKHGDHVGGERDALDCLTRGDAAACAMLDLNWDGWVKDGTIDANQFSIVGETDRFDHCVFTVRETLDRSVENAWLDALFAMRYDNPAHREMMDLEGLKAWLPGRTTGFGPLMAAVESERFFAPASS; the protein is encoded by the coding sequence ATGTCGCGCCCGCTGAAGGTCGGGGCGGTGATGTACGACCCCAAGGTGTCGGTGATCTGGGAGATCATCCGCGACTTCTTCGACGCACAGGGCGCACCGATCGACGTCGCGTTCTACTCTACCTACGAGGATCAGAACGACGGACTGCTGTCGGGCGCGATCGACAACGCCTGGAACTCGCCGCTCGCGTGGGTCGACGCGCAGCGGCGATCGGGCAACGGCTGCCGCGCCATTGCCATGCGCGATACCGATCGCGATCGCATCGCCTACGTCGTCGCGCGGCGCAGCGGTCCGGTGCAGACACTCGCGGACCTGAAAGGGCGCACGATCGCCACCGGCGCGATCGACTCGCCGCAGGCCACGCTCATCCCACTCGGTCGCCTGCGCCGCGAAGGACTCAGCCCCGGAGTGGACGTCACGGTCCGGCGGTTCGACGTCCTCGTCGGCAAGCACGGCGATCACGTCGGCGGCGAGCGCGACGCGCTGGACTGCCTCACCAGGGGCGACGCGGCGGCGTGCGCGATGCTCGACCTGAACTGGGACGGCTGGGTCAAGGACGGCACGATCGACGCCAACCAATTCAGCATCGTCGGGGAAACGGATCGGTTCGACCACTGCGTCTTCACGGTCCGCGAGACGCTCGATCGCTCGGTCGAGAACGCGTGGCTCGACGCGCTCTTTGCCATGCGCTACGACAATCCCGCGCACCGCGAGATGATGGACCTGGAAGGCCTGAAGGCCTGGCTGCCAGGGCGGACGACGGGCTTCGGCCCGCTGATGGCAGCGGTCGAGTCGGAACGGTTCTTCGCACCGGCCTCGTCGTGA